From a single Nicotiana tomentosiformis chromosome 2, ASM39032v3, whole genome shotgun sequence genomic region:
- the LOC104096176 gene encoding stress-induced protein KIN2-like, whose amino-acid sequence MDQSQKASYHAGEAKGQVQEKTSQMMDKARDTAQSAKESMQETGQQMKAKAQGAADAVKDSVGANK is encoded by the exons ATGGATCAATCTCAGAAAGCCAGTTACCATGCCGGCGAGGCTAAGGGCCAAGTTCAG GAGAAGACTAGCCAGATGATGGACAAAGCTAGAGATACTGCTCAATCTGCTAAGGAATCCATGCAGGAG ACTGGACAGCAGATGAAGGCTAAGGCACAGGGAGCTGCTGATGCCGTGAAAGATTCAGTGGGAGCGAACAAATGA